The window CGCGCTCGAGTAGGTCGTGCCGAGGCCGTCCCGCCAGGTGGTGTAGTCGGCGGCGTCGACGAGCCCGTCGGCGTTGAAGTCGCCCGGCAGCGATTCAAGGTAGCTCGAGAGGGTGACGAGGTCGTTCGCGTAGTCGTAGTCCACAATAAACGACCCGCCCCCGACGACAGAGAGCCGCTCTCCCGCCGTCGCGTTGGCAAACTGCCCGGTGAGGCTCGTGGCGGTCAGGATCTCGAAGACGTCCTGCGGCTGCGGGAGGAAGCCGCCGGTCAGCTCGACAGACAGGTCGCCCGTCAGCGACGCCGTGCCCTCCACCCGCAGCCGGCTCAGGGAGTCGGCGCTGTCGAGGTCGATCGCCAGCGTGGCTTCCGACTGGTGCAGGTAGTTGCCGGTGATGGTCAGCACCTGATCGTCGGTGGGCAGGCCCTGGCCGGAGAGGACGGTCTCGAGTTCGGCCGCGGTCAGGTTTTCGGGGCTGAGGACGAAGCCGTCGATCACGGTGCCCACCTCCCGGCCGTAGATCGCGAACGGCTGGCTGCCGGCGGCCAGCGTGTAGTCGATGCCGGCGACCAGCGGGCCGGTGACGCCGCTCGCCGGCGTCACCGAGGTCGAGACCAGGGTCCAGTCGGCCACGTCGGCGTTGTTGTCGAGGGTTTGCACCGGCGTGTAGTTGGTGGGGCTGGCCGCCAGGCTGCCCGGCGACACCGAAGTGTAGAAGCTGTTGTTTCCGCCGGGTTGGGTCGATGGGTCGCCCACGATCGGCGAGAGGGTCGGCTCGGCGACCTTGGCGTACAGGCGCCACGCGCCCGCCTCGGAGATGGCCACCGTGGTTGACGCGGCCCCGTTCACGCTGGCCGACGATAGGCTCTCGCCGCTCACCAGCACGATGCCGCCGTCGTTGAGGTCGGCGCCGCTGTAAGAACCGCCGGCGCCGGTCCCGTGGGCGGCGTTGTCGAACACGGCCCAGTCGCTCCCGAGCGTCATGTTCTCGGCCTGGATGCCGACCGCCGGCCGGCCACTTCCCGACACCCCCTGCGGACGCACCACGGCGCCTGCGCCCGCGGTGACGGCGCCAACAAGGGTCCCGGCGCCGTCCAGCGACTGGCCGCCGCCGAGCGACACCCCACCGGCCACGGCCGACGCGTCGAGCACGCCGTTGGCGCCAACCGAGATGGTCTGGCTGGCGCCAATCCCGCCGCTCGGGAGGGCCAGGGTTCCATCCTCGACAAGGGTCGGACCGCTGTAGGCGCTCGCGCTGGCAAGCGTGAGGCTCCCGGAGCCCTGCTTCGTCAGTCCGCCGACGCCCGAGACCGCGCCAGTGACCACCGTCGCGTGGTCGGCGGTGTCAAATGTCGCGCCGCCAGCGGCAAGCGTCGTGGCAACCGCAATGCCACCATCGTCCGCCGCGCGGAAGGCGCCGCCGTCGAACAACAATGACGCGCCACCCCCGCCGTTCTCAATCGAGCCGGTCTGGATCACGCCGCCGGCGCCCACAACCAGCGCGCCCGAAGAGCCGGACGCGCCAACCTGCAGCCGGCCGGAGGAGAGCGTCCCGCCGCTGACCGCCAGCGTGCCGGTCGAGGTCGCGGTGTCGAACACGTCGAGCGTGCCGCCGGTCATCACCAGCGTCCCGCGGACGTTCACCCGGCGGGCGAACGCGTGGCCCCCCGAGTGGACGACCGTGCCTCCCACGGTGGCGGTGTCGGCGAAGGTCGGCGTCGCGCCGGCCCAGTTGGCGGCCGCGGTCCATTCGCCCATTGAGGCCGAGACGGCTCCGCCGTCGGCGCCGAGCTCGTTCAGGTAGCCCTCGAGCGCGGTGTAGCCATCGCCGCGGAGGCCTTTCCAGTCGGCCGGGTCGGCGGGGTCGAGGCCGTTGGCGGTTTCCCAGTTGTCGGGGATGGCGTCGTGGTCGGTGTCGGTCAGCCGCGCGCGTGGGTTGAGGTAGGCCGGGTCGGAGCCGAAGCCGGGGAACAGGTCGGTCTCGCGCTGGATTACGCCGCCCAGGGTCCCGTAGCTGGCGACCTCCGCCATCAGCCGCGAATCGACCGCGTCGCGGACGATGTGCGGTCCGGCGTTGGCCATCACGTGCTGCACCGCCTGCTGCGCGGTGAGGGCGGCGGTGGTCGGGAACGCGTGCGGCGAGGCCACGACGTCGGCGCCGGGGTAGCTGGTGACCAGCGAGCCGTCGAGCACGCCGTTGCGGTTGTCGTCGACCCAGTTGTCGTCGGCATAGATATGGAACGAGCTGGTGCCGCTGCTGAACGGGGCGCTGCCGTTGACCGGGCCCTCGATGAAGTAGTTGCCCACGACGTTGGCGTTCGAAGTGCCCGCCGTGTCGCCCATGATGTAGGCGGCCGACTCCCACCCGTACACGACGTTGTTGATAAACTCGTTGTCGTTGCGGACCTTGGGGTTGCGGGTCACGTTGTCCGCCCACAGCGACTTGATGACGCTGACGCCGCCGCCCGGCTGCATCAGCCCGCCGGTGCTGTGGCCCAGGCGGTCGAGTCCCTGGGCGACGATCGAGTTCTGGATGGTGATGTCGTCGATCACGTAGCCGCTGTCGGGGTTGATGTCGAACGTGCCGTCGACCCCCCAGGTGATGGACATGTGGTCGAAGATCATGTTCTGGCCGCGGGCGATGCTGGCCGCGTCGTCGCGGATGCCGGGGTCGCCCTTGCGGACCGCCCAGTGGCGGCTGATGAGGTTGTTGGCGTTGTGGAAGGCGACCCGATCGCTGTAAACCGTGATCCCGCCCGGCGCCGTTTGGCCGGCGATGGTGATGTTGCTGGCGACCGTCATCACCGACTCGAGGTTGATGATCCCGCCGACGTCGAACACCACAAATCGGTTCGACTGGCTTAACGCGTCGCGCAGCGAGCCGGGGCCCGAGTCGTCCAGGTTGGTGACGTGATACAGGCTTGCGGCGGACAGGTTGGTCCGCGCGCCGGTGGCGTACTGGCCGAAGCCCTCCGCCTCGGGGAACGCAAGGAGCTGGGCCTGCGCGGCGGTGGGCAGCAACGCCGACAACGAGAGTAGAAGTAGAAAACGCATGGAGAATACTATCGTACGCGAAGAGGGGTGCCTGAGTTCCGGACGCCGTTCCGCGGTTCTGAAGCCGCGTGGCGGATGACGAAAGCAGGGAGCGAACCCAAGCAGGCCCGCCCAGCCTTCAGCACTCATTGTAACTGTGGCCGGGCAAACCGGCTTGCCGAACGCCGCGATTCAGGGCCAGTCTGTGGGGATTCGTGGCGCCAGACGACTCGCCAGGGGGTCGGTGGTTGCAGCGGGAACGCTCGCCAATGCAACGGCGTCGTCCTCTACTCGCGACCCGCGTCGGCGAACAGCAGCCGGTCGACCACCCGCTCGGCGTACTCGCCGTCGGAGTCCGCGCGTGACGCGTTGAGCAGAACCACCACCGCCGCCTTCCGGTCGGGGAAGCGCTGGAGCATCAGCGCGAAGCCCTGCGTCGTGCCGCTGTGCCACACCCGCCGCTCGCCGCGGTAGTCGCCAACGAACCAGCCGTAGCCGTACGACTCTTCTCCGCGGTCCGACTGCACCTGCGGCGAGGTCGCCGCCCGCAGCGACTCCGGCGACAGCACCCGGCGGCTGTCGAGCGCCTGCACCCAGTGCGCGAGGTCGTTGAGCGACGAATAAACCGAGCCGTCGCCCCGCACGGCGCTGGTGACGCTCTGGTCCGCGAGCCGCCATTGGCCGCCTGCCCGCTCGTGGCCGTACGCCCGCTCGCTGATCTGGTTCATCCCCTTCAGGTAGTTAATCGTGTGGGGCATGCCGGCCGGCCCGAACACCTCGGTCCGCAAGAAGTCGTGCAGCTGTCGGCCCGAGCTCTGCTCGACGATCAAGCCGAGCAGCGTGTAGCCCGAGTTCGAATAAGCGAACCGCGACCCGGCCGCAAACTTCGGCTGGTCGGCGTCCGCGAGCATCGCCAGCACGTTGTAGTCGCTGACCTGCAGCGTCGTGCCGGCGGGGACCAGCGACTCGTAGTCCGGCAATCCGGAGGTGTGCGTCAACAGATGCCGCACCGTGATCCCTTGCCAGTACTCGGGGCCACTATAGAAAAACTGGTCCAGCGTGTCGGTCAGCTTGACCTGGCCGCGGTCGACCAGCGTCAGCACGGCCGTAGCGGTGAACTGCTTGGAGACCGACGCCATGCGGAAGCACGTGGCCGGCGTGACCGGTTCCGGCGAGTCGACACGGCGCCTGCCCCAGCAGTGCTGGAACGTCACCCGTCCGCCGTCGATCGCCACGACAGCGGCGCCGACGTGCGGCGGGAGCAGGGCCTCGATCTCGTGGGCGGCCGCGTCCTGCGACGACTCGGCGTTGGCGGGCAGGTGATTGAACATGATGAGCCCAGAGAGCATCGCTAGGCGCAAGGCGGCGCGGGCTGGCGGGGGTGGGGTGCGCATACAGAGTGCGAGTCGAAGTTCTGGTTGGCGGCCTGGGTGGGTTTGCAGCTTACCAGATGCGGCCGCTCTAGGGATTGCGCAGGTCGCCGTGGGCGTTGGTGGCATCAATCCGCGACCGCAGGTCCTCAATCGCCGGCGGGGTCGACAACGGCGACGGGCGGCCTGGCGGGAGGAAGCGGATCTCGCCGCCGAGATCGTCGTCGGGTTCACGGAGCGTCAACGTTGCCTGAGGTGGGTTCCGGAATTTGGTGCACACGATCCCCGAGAAGGCCGCAAGCGGGAACCGGTGCTCGCGGCCGTTGTTGCGGATCAGGATCGTATCGCCGCAGTCCCAAACCTCGTCGACCAGCCGGAGCACCGTTTGCTTCAGGACCATCACCCCAAATACCGCCATGAATAGGGGGATGCCGACAAACACCGCCACCACGAAGGTCTGGCGGGTGGCGATCCCCGCCCCCACACCGATCAGCATGACAACGCCGACCAGAGCAGTCCCGACCGTGGGGAACACCCGTTTGTAGAGGGGCGTGGACTTCGCAGAGATCTGGTGCATGCGGCGTCGCGGCGACGGGAGTTCTTGCTAATCCGCGCCCGGGCTATCCCCGGTGCTACGCGGTCCCTTGAGTATAGTCGCCGAGCGTCCGCGTCAAGAATCGCTCGCCCACCTACCGGCTCTGCAGATCCACCGCGTACACCTGCGAAGCACCGTGCATGTTCGCGCGGAACACGATCCAGCGGCCGTCGGGCGTGAAGTGGGCGTTCGGTTCGAGCTCGTAGTCGTGTTCCTTAAGGTTCACCAATCGCGTCGAATTCAGGCGGTCGCCGTCTGGCTCGAACAGGTAGATCCAGTGCCCGTCGGGCGAGTGCGCGACGCTGT is drawn from Posidoniimonas polymericola and contains these coding sequences:
- a CDS encoding autotransporter-associated beta strand repeat-containing protein — protein: MRFLLLLSLSALLPTAAQAQLLAFPEAEGFGQYATGARTNLSAASLYHVTNLDDSGPGSLRDALSQSNRFVVFDVGGIINLESVMTVASNITIAGQTAPGGITVYSDRVAFHNANNLISRHWAVRKGDPGIRDDAASIARGQNMIFDHMSITWGVDGTFDINPDSGYVIDDITIQNSIVAQGLDRLGHSTGGLMQPGGGVSVIKSLWADNVTRNPKVRNDNEFINNVVYGWESAAYIMGDTAGTSNANVVGNYFIEGPVNGSAPFSSGTSSFHIYADDNWVDDNRNGVLDGSLVTSYPGADVVASPHAFPTTAALTAQQAVQHVMANAGPHIVRDAVDSRLMAEVASYGTLGGVIQRETDLFPGFGSDPAYLNPRARLTDTDHDAIPDNWETANGLDPADPADWKGLRGDGYTALEGYLNELGADGGAVSASMGEWTAAANWAGATPTFADTATVGGTVVHSGGHAFARRVNVRGTLVMTGGTLDVFDTATSTGTLAVSGGTLSSGRLQVGASGSSGALVVGAGGVIQTGSIENGGGGASLLFDGGAFRAADDGGIAVATTLAAGGATFDTADHATVVTGAVSGVGGLTKQGSGSLTLASASAYSGPTLVEDGTLALPSGGIGASQTISVGANGVLDASAVAGGVSLGGGQSLDGAGTLVGAVTAGAGAVVRPQGVSGSGRPAVGIQAENMTLGSDWAVFDNAAHGTGAGGSYSGADLNDGGIVLVSGESLSSASVNGAASTTVAISEAGAWRLYAKVAEPTLSPIVGDPSTQPGGNNSFYTSVSPGSLAASPTNYTPVQTLDNNADVADWTLVSTSVTPASGVTGPLVAGIDYTLAAGSQPFAIYGREVGTVIDGFVLSPENLTAAELETVLSGQGLPTDDQVLTITGNYLHQSEATLAIDLDSADSLSRLRVEGTASLTGDLSVELTGGFLPQPQDVFEILTATSLTGQFANATAGERLSVVGGGSFIVDYDYANDLVTLSSYLESLPGDFNADGLVDAADYTTWRDGLGTTYSSADYAVWAANYGRSLAESPAGSRAPEPAAGVLASLLLTAAAARRRRP
- a CDS encoding serine hydrolase domain-containing protein — translated: MLSGLIMFNHLPANAESSQDAAAHEIEALLPPHVGAAVVAIDGGRVTFQHCWGRRRVDSPEPVTPATCFRMASVSKQFTATAVLTLVDRGQVKLTDTLDQFFYSGPEYWQGITVRHLLTHTSGLPDYESLVPAGTTLQVSDYNVLAMLADADQPKFAAGSRFAYSNSGYTLLGLIVEQSSGRQLHDFLRTEVFGPAGMPHTINYLKGMNQISERAYGHERAGGQWRLADQSVTSAVRGDGSVYSSLNDLAHWVQALDSRRVLSPESLRAATSPQVQSDRGEESYGYGWFVGDYRGERRVWHSGTTQGFALMLQRFPDRKAAVVVLLNASRADSDGEYAERVVDRLLFADAGRE